CTGCGCATGGTGACGCAGTACGCGCTGGCCGGGCAGCTGGGGCTGCTGGTGGTCGGGACCGACCACGCGGCCGAGGCTGTGACCGGCTTTTTCACCAAGTACGGCGACGGCGGCGTGGACATCACCCCCCTGACCGGCCTAACCAAGCGTCAGGGGGCGGCGCTGCTGGCCTGTCTGGGCGCTCCGCCCGCCACCTGGCAGAAGGTCCCCACTGCCGACCTGGAAGACAGCCGCCCCGGCCTCCCCGACGAGGTGGCGCTGGGCGTAACTTACGCGCAGATTGACGCCTACCTAGAGGGGCAGCTGGTGCCTGACGAGGTCAGGCAGCGGCTGGAGGCACTGTTCTGGCAAACCCGCCATAAACGCGCTCTGCCGGTTACGCCCTTTGACGACTGGTGGCAGGAAGAGACAGCGCCGTCGCAGGACTGATACTGCTTCCGCTTGATTGCAGCGCAGCGGGGAGAGCACCATCTGCGCTTCCAGATCGCAGCACTTTGCACGCTCTCCTCCTCGTCTGCGAGTCCGCTGGAATTTCACCCAGCATTCTGCTCGGTTGAGTCGGAGTCCGTAGGAACAGGAACGGGGCGGCCTGCCAGTGTCGGCGGGCCACCCCCTGACGAAACGGACGAGTCCCGCTTTACTCGGCGTGATCCGTTTCGGGCACGCTGGGCTGCGTGTCGTTGGACGCCACGTCCAGGCGGGGCAGCGCGCCATTGCGGTCGGTCGAGGAGTCGTTCGGGTTGACATAGCCGAAGGTGGGGCGGATGTTGGCCCAGTCGTTGTAGTCGGCCAGGTAGTACGAGCCGGTCGAGACGGTGCCGTCGCCGTTTACGTCCACCCGGACGCTGGTGTTGACCGCGCCGCTGTTGTTCCAGTCAATCCAGGCAGTGCCCCGGTTGATGCCGCTGTTCTCGTTAACGGCGCCCTCGTCTATGCGGCCCCCCTGCCCGTAGGAGTAGTCCATCTTGAAGCTGGCCGTGCAGGGGTCGTTGTAAGTCAGGTCGGCGCAGCTCTGCTTCCACTGCTTGGCGCGCTCTGCAATGCGGTCAGCGGTGTCGTCCAGGCCCGCGAGCTGGTAGCTGTAATTCATGATGCTGTAGTAATTGGGCTTGCGGTGGGTGTTTTCAAAGCCGCCGTGGCGCAGGTTCAGGTTGTGGCCGAATTCGTGCATGATGGTCGAGCCCTGCTGGTTGCCCACCTGGGTCAGGTTGCTGTAGCTCCAGCCGCCCATCGTCACCACGAAGTCGTTGCCCGCAATCTCGGCCACGCCGCTGCTGCCGTTGCTGCCGTTGGTCTGCTGCGAGTTCCCGATCACGGCGTAGCGGAACAAGTTCAGGCGGTTGATGGCAAAGTTCTTGACCGACCCGGTGCTGCCGTACTTGTAACTCAGGACGCCGCTGCACGACGAGGTGCTGAAGCCCAGGCCGATACACGCGCTGTAGCCCACCTGATTGCCGCCGCCCAGGTTGTAGTTGGCCAGCGAGAACGTCGAGCTGAAGGCGGGGCCGACATCCAGGTGCAGCGCGTAGCCGGCGCGGCTGAACGCGGCGACCATCTTGTCCAGGCCGCTGCGCTGGGGCTGAATAAACGCCGAGGACGAGTTCATCCAGTCCAGTTCCACGAAGATGTCGCGCTGGTTCTGCCGCGCCCCCAGGTTGTACACGTACAGGCCGTTGTACGCCCCAGAGGTTGAGGTTTCATAGCTGTCCGGAATGCCGTCGTTGTCGGTGTCGCCGGCCGCCAGCGCCCCCAGCCCCTGGGCACTGGTGGTCGGGGCAGGTGCATTGTTCGGGGCGCCGGGGCTGGGCAGCACGGTTTGACTCCAGCCGTCGGCGCTGGCGCCGGCTAGGCCCTGACGGGGCGTGCGCGCCACCGAGCTGATGAGCTGCGGGTCAACCTCCGCCACCTGCACGCGCAGGCCGCTGCCCGAAGCCGCCAGGCCCGAACCAAACTGCAAGCTGTCGGTGACCTGCCCGGCACGCAGCAGTTCCACAGTGGCGCTGCGCTGCCAGTAGGGCACGCGGTCGCCACTGGCGATAAAGACGGCCTGCGGGCCGTTGGCAGCATTGGGGTCAAGGCGGCCCGTCACCAGAACGTACTCGCCGGGCGCCAGCACCTGAGAGGGCAGCGCGAAAGTGACGGTCTGGCCCCCACCCGTCTGGGCGTCGCGGTCACGGCTGGGGGCGCGCAGCGCGTAGTCGCTGAGATTCAGCGGCTGGCCAGTGCCGTTGTACAGCTCCACCCAGCCGCTGGCATCGGCCTCAGGGTTCAGGTTGACTTCCGTCAGGTTGAGGGCCCCCGTCACTGGCCCCGCCGCGCGGTAGGTCAGGGTGCGCTCGCCGTCGCGCAGCAGGTAGTCACCGGGCACCGTCGCCGTGACCTGGGCCTGACCATTGCCTGGCACAATTTGCAGGTGGCTGTACTGCGCCGCCGTTCCAGCAAAGGCCCAGTCGCCCGCTGGCAATGTGGCCGCCAGATTGGTGGTGCCGTCAACCGTCAGCACGTCCGGGGTGCGGCCTGTCTGGCAGGCGGCGAGCAGGACGCTGAGGGTCAGGGCGGTAAACAGGTGGGATGGTCTCATGACAACCTCCAAAGAGATAAAGGTGGGGGCCACCCACCCGGCCTGACAGAGGGAAAGACCGGGTGGAACGGGTTGGAGACACTCAGAAAAAGGAGAGGAACGTGTGAATTCAGTGTAGGCGGAGGCTGTGTAGCGTCCGTTTAGTGTCTGACCAACACTTAGGGGGGAAAAAGTCGGAGTCTGGGGGCAATCTAGACAGCTTCCCCCCAGGGAGGCCCCCAAATACCCCCGGCAGCTGACAAGGGCCGACCTCAAGGTCCAGAGAGGTTCTCAAGCACTCCTGCGCGGCTAGAGTCCTGTTGTAGTTGTCGCTTATAGGCTTGACCTCACGGTCGCTGTCTGCTCCACCTCAGGGAGCACAACACGCCCTTTAGTGCCGTGGACGCGCTGCCTCTTTCGGCCACTCCTCTCGTCGGTTGAGTGACATGGCTCTCAACCGAGCTGGATGCCGCCCTCAGCGTCCTTCTGGTGCCTGAGCCTGGCGGCTCAGTTCTTCATTGACCTGCTCGGCCCACCAGGAGCCGCTGCTGGGCAAAAACAGCCGCCCCTCAAGTGGCTCGGCCCCGGCCCGCACCCGCTGCACGTCCCACTGGAGGCGAAAGGTGGTTTCCAGGCGGTACTCCCGGCTGCGCGGGTCATACAGGACATGCAGTTGCGGCACCACCCGCCCAATTTCATGGCGCACCTGATGAAACTGGTTCCGCGCGGCAGCGGCAGGCATCTCCTCGAACACATCAGCCAGAATGCGGCCAAGCGACGCCGAGCGGGCCTGCATCAGGTAAGCGATTAATTCCAGAGCCCGGCGCATGGGCACGTGCACCGGCTGGCCATCCACCAGCAGCCGCTCGGCCCCCAGGGTCACGACCTCCAGCACCGGCCGCCCCAGCTCCCCGCCTTCCAGCTGGCCAGCAAGGCACGCCTGCAACTCGGGCAGCAGCGGCCACTCCCGGGCCAGGAGATACGGTCCGCGCAGCCGCGCACACAGCGCTTTCAGGGTCAAGACGGCACTCTGAAGCCCGGCCTCGTCGCCCCGGCGGCGGTAGGCCTCGCACAGCTGCAACTGCGCGGCGGCGGCGTCCAGCGGCAAATCCATCGCCTGATGCACGTCACGCGCCGTGGTCAGGTCATCCAGCAGCTCTGGCGTCACTGGATGGCCCAGGCGCAGCAGGCACGCCGCGCGGCGCAGCGCAAAACCCTGCTGATGTTCCTTGGACTTCAGGGCGTGCAGCAGTTCTGCGGCGCGCAGCAACTCGGCCTGGCATCCCGCCTCATCTTGCTGCCAGGCCAGGAGCGTGGCGGTGCCCAGGCGCGCCCAGAACTCCAGGTCCTGATTGGCCCGCTCGTAAGCCGCCGACGCCACCAGCGTGAACTCGCGCAGCGCCTGAGACAGCTGGCCCGCCGCCAGGTAATACCGCGCCCAGTGATACCGCAGCTGATACTGTGCGCGCGCCTGAGGCAGAGCATCCAGGCGCCGCAGGCTAACCAGCGCGTCGTTCCAGCGGCCCAGCGACAGCAGGGCTTCGAGTTCAATCGCGTGCAGGTAGAGCCGCGTGACCGATTGCGGGTCCAGCTGCGCCCGCGCCTGCCCCAGCGTGACCAGGGCGCGCGGCAGGTCCCCGGTGTACATCTGAAATTCGGCGACCTGAATCAAGAGGGGCGCTCGGTAAAAGGCCAGCTCGTCCTGGGCCGCGTCCTGAAGATGCTCCCAGGCCCGCTCAGCGTGGTCCAGCCCCTGCCGGTACGAGGAGGTATAGGCCAGGAGGCGGGCGCGGGTGCGCCACCACAGGGCACCGTCCAGCGCAGACCGCAGGTCTGAACGCCCAGCGTCCAGCCGCGCCAGCGCTTCCTCCGGGCGCCCCAGAAACAGCAGCACGCGCGCCAGCTCGGCGGCGGCGCCCGACACCCCGGCGGTGGCCAGCGCCTGCACGGGGCGGTGGGCCTCATGTTCGCGGCGCAAAAGCATCAGGGCGCGCACCGCCCACAGCCGGTCGCTGTCTGTGGGCGCCGTCAGGCGCGTGAACTCGGCCCAGGCCTGCTGCGGCTCTCCCCTGAGGACCGCCGAGCGGACGCCGCTGGTCACCCCCAGCGCACTCACGCGCGGCGGCTCCACTGACCTGACCTGGGCGGCACCCCTCAACGATAGAGCGGCGCGGCCTTCTCCGGGCAGCCGCGTCTATGCCAAGCATCAACCAAACAGCGGTCTATCTAAGCCACGTCACTTTGCC
Above is a genomic segment from Deinococcus betulae containing:
- the nadE gene encoding ammonia-dependent NAD(+) synthetase, whose product is MTVPHDLRTLLAVQPTIDPAAEIERRVDFLCRYLQAAGARGFVLGVSGGQDSTLTGRLCQLAAERLRTQGVEAQCVTVRQPYGVQADEADAERALAFIQPDRVVTVNIQAAADAAASAAGEALGEPLRDFVRGNVKARLRMVTQYALAGQLGLLVVGTDHAAEAVTGFFTKYGDGGVDITPLTGLTKRQGAALLACLGAPPATWQKVPTADLEDSRPGLPDEVALGVTYAQIDAYLEGQLVPDEVRQRLEALFWQTRHKRALPVTPFDDWWQEETAPSQD
- a CDS encoding lamin tail domain-containing protein, which produces MRPSHLFTALTLSVLLAACQTGRTPDVLTVDGTTNLAATLPAGDWAFAGTAAQYSHLQIVPGNGQAQVTATVPGDYLLRDGERTLTYRAAGPVTGALNLTEVNLNPEADASGWVELYNGTGQPLNLSDYALRAPSRDRDAQTGGGQTVTFALPSQVLAPGEYVLVTGRLDPNAANGPQAVFIASGDRVPYWQRSATVELLRAGQVTDSLQFGSGLAASGSGLRVQVAEVDPQLISSVARTPRQGLAGASADGWSQTVLPSPGAPNNAPAPTTSAQGLGALAAGDTDNDGIPDSYETSTSGAYNGLYVYNLGARQNQRDIFVELDWMNSSSAFIQPQRSGLDKMVAAFSRAGYALHLDVGPAFSSTFSLANYNLGGGNQVGYSACIGLGFSTSSCSGVLSYKYGSTGSVKNFAINRLNLFRYAVIGNSQQTNGSNGSSGVAEIAGNDFVVTMGGWSYSNLTQVGNQQGSTIMHEFGHNLNLRHGGFENTHRKPNYYSIMNYSYQLAGLDDTADRIAERAKQWKQSCADLTYNDPCTASFKMDYSYGQGGRIDEGAVNENSGINRGTAWIDWNNSGAVNTSVRVDVNGDGTVSTGSYYLADYNDWANIRPTFGYVNPNDSSTDRNGALPRLDVASNDTQPSVPETDHAE